In Cervus elaphus chromosome 5, mCerEla1.1, whole genome shotgun sequence, the following proteins share a genomic window:
- the TNFRSF13B gene encoding tumor necrosis factor receptor superfamily member 13B isoform X2, whose translation MSGLGRRRQGGRSLAGQEESKSLSCRQEQGRYYDLLLRDCVSCASICGRHPKQCTHYCENTLRSQVSLLPEVRRQRAGEAPTRADSLGRYQVPEHRGLDAVPAPAGLKLSADQLALVYSTLGLCLCAIVCCFLLAVACFLKRRGVQVSFPTRPGPCPTQAKASKDHWMEAGRVAGAPPEPVETCSFCFPECRAPTQESAGAPPTPRSERTERRSRPGQSAAGQPCVHAANGGIEAVYMPAQEGSLAT comes from the exons agtccCTCAGTTGCCGCCAAGAGCAAGGCAGGTACTATGACCTGCTCCTGAGGGACTGCGTCAGCTGTGCCTCCATCTGCGGACGTCACCCCAAGCAGTGCACACACTACTGTGAGAACACGCTGAGGAGCCAAGTGAGCCTCCTACCAGAAGTCAGGAGACAGCGGGCCGGAGAGGCCCCAACCCGAGCGGACAGCCTGGGGAGGTACCAGGTGCCAGAGCACAGAGGCTTGGATGCGGTTCCAG CGCCTGCAGGGCTGAAGCTGAGCGCTGACCAGCTGGCACTGGTCTACAGCACGCTGGGCCTATGTCTCTGTGCCATCGTCTGCTGCTTCCTGCTGGCCGTGGCCTGCTTCCTCAAGAGGAGGGGGGTCCAGGTCTCCTTCCCGACGCGCCCAGGGCCGTGTCCCACGCAGGCCAAGGCCTCCAAGG ATCACTGGATGGAAGCCGGCCGCGTGGCAGGGGCGCCGCCCGAGCCAGTGGAGACGTGTAGCTTCTGCTTCCCGGAGTGCAGGGCGCCCACCCAGGAAAGCGCAGGCGCGCCCCCAACACCCAGGTCCGAGCGCACAGAGAGGAGGTCGCGCCCCGGCCAGAGCGCAGCCGGACAGCCCTGCGTGCACGCTGCGAACGGCGGGATCGAAGCAGTGTACATGCCCGCGCAGGAAGGAAGCCTGGCCACGTGA